A stretch of the Panicum virgatum strain AP13 chromosome 9N, P.virgatum_v5, whole genome shotgun sequence genome encodes the following:
- the LOC120687285 gene encoding uncharacterized protein LOC120687285, whose amino-acid sequence MKQSDDDGYVGELRGCFNDVLVKMVTDEDLRDKIDGQAVLYENQRESFANPMAIRNAQTRSPIDWWLAYGGRTIELYKFARQIVSLCASSYGCERNWSTFEFMHTKKRNRLEHERLNNLVYVSYNRKMAARFQKMREEGKNFDPLVLEDFDWDNEWVDPFANSAPIGGDPLFTWDHVDQAAGASTQLQGRNFPRRAHGSHVSRIVQDEDEDDADVGEENENDDDFVLDDLDMDDDEATNNGGNGEEERNDDIGLDELDDGF is encoded by the exons ATGAAACAGAGTGATGATGATGGCTATGTTGGAGAGCTAAGGGGTTGCTTCAATGATGTGCTTGTTAAAATGGTGACAGATGAGGACCTTAGAGACAAAATTGATGGTCAGGCTGTCCTTTATGAGAACCAAAGAGAATCATTTGCAAACCCAATGGCTATAAGGAACGCTCAAACAAGAAGTCCAa TTGACTGGTGGCTTGCATATGGTGGTAGAACCATTGAGCTCTATAAGTTTGCAAGACAGATTGTTAGTCTTTGTGCTTCATCATACGGTTGTGAGCGAAATTGGAGCACATTTGAATTT ATGCATACCAAGAAAAGGAACAGGCTAGAGCATGAGAGATTGAATAATTTGGTGTATGTTTCATACAATAGAAAGATGGCCGCTAGGTTCCAAAAAATGCGTGAAGAAGGAAAGAACTTTGATCCTTTAGTTCTTGAAGATTTTGATTGGGACAATGAGTGGGTTGATCCATTTGCTAATTCAGCACCTATTGGGGGTGATCCTCTTTTCACATGGGACCATGTTGATCAAGCCGCTGGTGCATCTACACAACTTCAAGGACGTAATTTTCCTAGGCGAGCTCATGGTAGTCATGTGTCAAGAATTgttcaagatgaagatgaagatgacgcTGATGTGGGTGAAGAAAATGAGAATGATGATGATTTTGTGCTTGATGACCTTGATATGGATGACGATGAAGCAACAAACAATGGTGGCAATGGTGAAGAGGAAAGGAATGATGATATCGGTCTTGATGAACTAGATGATGGTTTTTGA